A region of Curvibacter sp. AEP1-3 DNA encodes the following proteins:
- a CDS encoding Lrp/AsnC family transcriptional regulator, which yields MAAYKELDRTDRAILSELQQDGSLSVAQLSEKVGLSTTPCWKRVKSMEESGLIEKRVAIVNREQAGLPVTVFVSLRTNRHDEAWLREFAAAVAGMPEVMEFHRMSGDVDYLLKVVAADIAGYDRFYKRLIQLAQLAGVSSAFSMEQIKSTTALPL from the coding sequence ATGGCAGCCTATAAAGAACTGGACCGAACCGATCGCGCCATCCTCAGCGAGCTGCAACAGGACGGCAGCTTGTCGGTAGCCCAACTCAGTGAAAAAGTGGGCCTGTCCACCACCCCATGCTGGAAGCGGGTGAAGAGCATGGAAGAGTCGGGCCTGATCGAAAAGCGCGTTGCCATCGTCAATCGCGAACAGGCCGGCCTGCCAGTGACTGTGTTCGTGAGCCTGCGCACCAACCGGCACGACGAAGCCTGGCTGCGCGAATTTGCTGCCGCCGTGGCCGGCATGCCAGAGGTGATGGAGTTCCACCGCATGAGCGGCGATGTGGACTACCTACTCAAGGTGGTGGCCGCCGACATCGCCGGTTACGACCGGTTCTACAAACGCCTGATCCAGCTGGCCCAGCTGGCGGGTGTGTCTTCCGCCTTCTCGATGGAGCAGATTAAAAGCACCACAGCGCTACCATTGTGA
- the phhA gene encoding phenylalanine 4-monooxygenase — MDDYTIPQHWAHYSAADHAVWKTLFERQTALLPQLACREFVEGMHALPLSADAIPDFAALNEVLMPRTGWQVVAVPGLVPDEVFFNHLANRRFPSGNFIRGADQLDYLQEPDVFHDVFGHVPMLMHPVMADFIQLYGQAGLRAQRIGKLTELARVYWYTVEFGLVKEQAPGESGAQEALRIYGAGIASSFTESGFAVQSTSPHRIGFDLERVMRTRYRIDDFQECYFVLDSLNDLLDLARIDFDPVYERLNSGPTFAPGDVLPSDRVFQHGDGSYARSRVPELA, encoded by the coding sequence GTGGACGACTACACCATCCCCCAACACTGGGCGCACTACAGCGCCGCAGACCACGCGGTCTGGAAGACGCTGTTTGAGCGCCAGACCGCGCTGCTGCCCCAACTGGCCTGCCGCGAGTTTGTGGAAGGCATGCACGCCTTGCCGCTCAGCGCAGACGCCATTCCCGACTTTGCTGCACTGAACGAAGTGCTGATGCCCCGCACCGGCTGGCAGGTGGTGGCCGTGCCGGGTTTGGTGCCGGACGAGGTGTTTTTTAATCACCTGGCGAACCGGCGCTTTCCGAGCGGCAACTTCATCCGCGGTGCGGACCAGCTGGACTACCTGCAAGAGCCCGACGTCTTCCACGACGTGTTCGGCCACGTGCCAATGCTCATGCACCCGGTGATGGCGGACTTCATCCAGCTCTATGGCCAGGCCGGCTTACGCGCCCAACGCATCGGCAAGCTTACGGAGCTGGCGCGGGTGTACTGGTACACCGTGGAGTTCGGTTTGGTGAAGGAGCAAGCACCGGGCGAGAGCGGCGCCCAAGAAGCTTTGCGCATCTACGGTGCAGGCATTGCCTCGTCATTCACCGAGAGCGGCTTTGCGGTACAAAGCACATCGCCCCACCGTATCGGTTTTGACTTGGAGCGCGTCATGCGCACCCGCTACCGCATTGACGATTTCCAAGAGTGCTACTTCGTACTCGACAGCCTGAACGACCTGCTGGACCTGGCCCGCATCGATTTTGACCCGGTCTACGAACGCCTCAACAGTGGTCCCACCTTTGCGCCGGGGGATGTGTTGCCTTCAGACCGGGTGTTCCAGCATGGGGATGGCAGCTACGCACGCAGTCGCGTTCCGGAACTGGCCTAG
- the fahA gene encoding fumarylacetoacetase, with translation MSAVPHVLDATHAPDTQSWVESASTSDTDFPIQNLPFGRFRHNALEPWQIGVAIGDRVLDLHATGLIDHNDMHRLMAAPVAQRRALRLAIWEGLREGSALQKVWGDALLRQTEVELGLPCEVGDYTDFYTGIHHATTVGKLFRPENPLLPNYKWVPIGYHGRASSIAASGQQFHRPKGQTLKPGATVPDFGPSARIDYELELGAWVGMGNALGAPVSIADAEEHVFGLTLLNDWSARDVQAWEYQPLGPFLAKNFATTVSPWLVTMEALAPFRAPFVRDAADPQPLPYLESAANRAHGALDVQLEVWLQTPAMRAAGEGGVRLSQSNMRDAYWTLAQLVAHHTVNGCNLRAGDVLGTGTLSGPAPEQGGSLLELTQGGKQPITLPNGEVRTFLQDGDTVILRGACLAEGTRRIGFGDCRGTLLAVR, from the coding sequence ATGAGCGCAGTGCCCCATGTCTTGGACGCCACCCACGCCCCCGACACGCAAAGCTGGGTCGAATCCGCCAGCACCTCCGACACCGATTTCCCGATCCAGAACCTGCCCTTCGGCCGCTTCCGCCACAACGCGCTGGAGCCCTGGCAAATCGGTGTGGCCATTGGCGACCGCGTGCTGGACCTGCACGCCACCGGCTTGATCGACCACAACGATATGCACCGCCTGATGGCCGCACCCGTGGCCCAGCGCCGCGCCTTGCGGCTGGCCATCTGGGAAGGGCTGCGCGAGGGCTCGGCCCTGCAAAAAGTCTGGGGCGATGCACTCTTGCGCCAGACCGAAGTGGAGCTGGGCCTGCCCTGCGAGGTGGGCGACTACACCGACTTCTACACCGGCATCCACCACGCCACCACCGTGGGCAAGCTCTTCCGCCCGGAGAACCCGCTGCTACCCAACTACAAGTGGGTACCCATCGGCTACCACGGCCGGGCCAGCAGCATAGCTGCCAGCGGGCAACAGTTTCACAGACCCAAGGGGCAAACGCTCAAGCCGGGTGCCACGGTGCCGGATTTCGGGCCCAGCGCGCGGATCGACTATGAGCTCGAACTCGGGGCCTGGGTCGGCATGGGTAATGCGCTGGGTGCTCCTGTTTCTATAGCGGATGCAGAAGAGCACGTCTTCGGCCTCACGCTGCTCAACGACTGGAGCGCACGCGATGTGCAGGCCTGGGAATACCAACCCCTGGGCCCGTTTTTGGCTAAAAACTTTGCCACCACCGTGTCGCCCTGGTTGGTGACCATGGAAGCGCTGGCGCCGTTTCGCGCCCCCTTCGTCCGCGACGCGGCGGACCCGCAGCCCTTGCCCTATCTGGAGAGCGCAGCCAACCGCGCTCATGGCGCGCTGGATGTGCAGCTCGAAGTCTGGCTCCAGACGCCCGCCATGCGCGCCGCTGGCGAGGGCGGCGTGCGCCTCTCGCAGTCCAACATGCGGGACGCCTACTGGACGCTGGCGCAGCTGGTCGCTCACCACACGGTCAATGGCTGCAACCTTCGTGCGGGCGATGTGCTGGGCACCGGCACCTTGTCCGGCCCGGCGCCGGAGCAGGGCGGCTCGTTGCTGGAGCTGACTCAAGGCGGCAAGCAGCCCATTACCTTGCCCAACGGCGAAGTGCGCACTTTTTTGCAAGATGGCGACACCGTCATCCTGCGCGGTGCTTGCTTAGCAGAGGGTACGCGGCGTATCGGCTTTGGCGATTGCCGGGGCACCTTGCTGGCGGTGCGTTAA
- a CDS encoding VOC family protein, with the protein MKIERIHHVAYRCKDAKETVLWYQKMLHMDFVLAIAEDLVPSTKAPDPYMHVFLDAGQGNVLAFFELPTQPPMGRDPNTPAWVQHIAFKVKDRAELLEFKAHLEAQGVDVLGVTDHGMFHSIYFFDPNGHRLELSCPDHDEQAKLAQMDKVKWAMLEEWSVTKRAPKHAAFLHANEFGAKA; encoded by the coding sequence ATGAAAATAGAACGCATCCATCACGTGGCTTATCGCTGCAAAGACGCCAAAGAAACCGTGCTCTGGTACCAGAAGATGCTGCACATGGACTTTGTGCTGGCGATTGCCGAAGACCTGGTGCCCAGCACCAAAGCGCCCGACCCCTACATGCACGTTTTCCTCGACGCGGGGCAGGGCAATGTGCTGGCCTTCTTTGAGTTGCCCACACAACCCCCCATGGGCCGCGACCCCAACACGCCCGCTTGGGTGCAGCACATCGCCTTCAAAGTGAAAGACCGGGCCGAGTTGCTGGAGTTCAAAGCGCACCTAGAAGCGCAAGGCGTGGACGTGTTGGGCGTGACCGACCACGGCATGTTCCACAGCATCTACTTCTTTGACCCCAATGGCCACCGGCTGGAGCTGTCGTGCCCGGACCATGACGAACAGGCCAAGCTGGCGCAAATGGACAAGGTGAAGTGGGCCATGTTGGAGGAGTGGAGTGTGACCAAGCGCGCGCCCAAACACGCCGCCTTTTTGCACGCTAACGAATTTGGAGCGAAAGCATGA